The Clostridioides difficile genome has a segment encoding these proteins:
- a CDS encoding Xaa-Pro peptidase family protein, producing the protein MSNNMRLERLRKYMNEKNIEIALIFEPDNQFYISGFKAITYSRPIVTVVTQDKIELIVPGLEELHAKEVAKVDNVYVYYEIPEMKEHGISHKHYLDIILNRYPKGITVGIEKDIVSASFSEYITEKSFAIKDVGSKIFEMRYVKDEREIDFLKIAGYLSDIGIKGSLENVRVGMSELEFDVAGDNALLKYVSENYPDTYIGFANWTCSGIDRTAQPHLDSNTRILQRGDIVIHSRQVWYENYRAENERTFIIGKPTERQKEVFKIAVEAQQAGLDTIKAGIPARMVDEAARAVVAKHGLELYSNHRIGHGLGLSEHEEPYLRFDNELILEEGMVFSMEPGIYIPGVGGFRHSDTAIVGKNSATIITNYPRSVEELILDI; encoded by the coding sequence ATGTCAAATAATATGAGACTAGAAAGATTAAGAAAGTATATGAATGAAAAAAACATTGAAATTGCCCTAATATTTGAACCAGACAATCAATTTTATATTAGTGGATTTAAAGCGATAACTTACTCTAGACCAATTGTAACAGTAGTAACTCAAGATAAAATAGAATTAATAGTACCTGGATTAGAGGAACTACATGCAAAAGAAGTTGCAAAAGTTGATAATGTATATGTGTATTATGAAATACCAGAAATGAAAGAACATGGAATATCACATAAACATTACTTAGATATAATCTTAAATAGATATCCTAAAGGAATAACTGTTGGGATAGAAAAAGATATAGTATCTGCAAGTTTTTCAGAATATATAACTGAGAAATCATTTGCTATTAAAGATGTTGGAAGTAAGATATTTGAAATGAGATATGTAAAAGATGAAAGAGAGATAGACTTTTTAAAGATAGCTGGCTACTTATCTGATATAGGAATAAAAGGTTCTTTGGAAAATGTTAGAGTTGGAATGAGTGAATTAGAATTTGATGTTGCAGGGGATAATGCTTTACTAAAATATGTATCTGAAAATTATCCTGATACATATATAGGATTTGCAAACTGGACTTGTTCAGGCATCGATAGAACAGCACAACCACACTTAGACTCCAATACTAGAATACTTCAAAGAGGAGATATAGTAATACATAGTAGACAGGTTTGGTATGAAAACTATAGAGCAGAAAATGAAAGAACTTTTATTATAGGTAAGCCAACAGAAAGACAAAAGGAAGTATTTAAGATTGCAGTAGAAGCTCAACAAGCTGGGCTAGATACAATAAAAGCTGGGATACCAGCAAGAATGGTGGATGAAGCAGCAAGAGCTGTTGTTGCAAAGCATGGTCTAGAGTTATATTCAAATCACAGAATTGGCCATGGTTTAGGTTTATCAGAACATGAAGAGCCATATTTAAGATTTGATAATGAATTAATACTAGAAGAAGGAATGGTATTTTCTATGGAACCAGGAATATATATACCTGGAGTTGGAGGATTTAGACACTCAGATACAGCAATAGTAGGTAAAAATAGTGCTACAATTATAACTAATTATCCAAGAAGTGTTGAAGAGCTTATACTTGATATTTAA
- a CDS encoding MFS transporter — MSVEVNKPSIWKNFKVLIILFVAGAFIYALPYLKNYYYDTFAQAFNLTNTQMGSLGSIYGLLAMVSYLFGGFLADRISARKLLSGSLIITGISGLVLTLYPPYIIVFLIHALWGITTILTFWPALVKAVRMLASENEQGKAFGFMESGRGITNAIHLSLVLILFGYISSKVSDKSGLTTIIVLYSAINVIVGLLVFFKLKDNEKEVSAKFDKEAFFTVIKMPHTWIITIIMFCSYSANMSFYYFTPYSTEAFGATVVFASAISILAQYCRPVASAASGLLGDKVGSSKIISYGFILMIAGLLGVIFTPTKSSMIYVLLIGCVAIYVSMYAIQGLHYSLLEEGNYSLSISGTAIGIVATLGYLPEVLCPLAAGKILDAFPGVTGYKYYFIVLTIVAIIGLVFTFIWMNMTKERRKELIEMNSKSNENTTKVS, encoded by the coding sequence ATGTCAGTTGAAGTAAATAAACCAAGCATTTGGAAAAATTTCAAAGTCTTGATAATACTCTTTGTAGCAGGAGCATTTATATATGCTTTACCATATTTAAAGAATTATTATTATGATACTTTTGCACAAGCATTTAATCTTACAAATACACAAATGGGGAGTTTAGGAAGTATTTATGGCCTACTTGCAATGGTATCATACCTTTTTGGTGGTTTTTTAGCAGACCGTATTTCAGCTAGAAAACTACTTTCAGGTTCTTTAATTATTACAGGGATATCTGGTCTTGTATTAACACTTTATCCTCCATATATCATTGTATTTTTAATCCATGCTTTATGGGGAATAACAACAATACTTACTTTTTGGCCAGCGCTTGTAAAAGCTGTTAGGATGTTAGCATCTGAAAATGAACAAGGAAAGGCTTTTGGATTTATGGAAAGTGGTCGTGGAATTACCAATGCAATTCATTTATCTCTAGTCTTAATACTGTTTGGGTATATTTCATCAAAAGTAAGTGATAAATCTGGTCTTACAACTATTATAGTGCTGTATTCAGCTATAAATGTAATAGTTGGATTGTTAGTATTTTTTAAGTTAAAAGACAATGAAAAAGAGGTATCAGCTAAATTTGATAAAGAAGCTTTCTTTACAGTAATAAAAATGCCTCATACATGGATAATAACAATAATAATGTTTTGTTCATATTCAGCTAATATGTCATTTTACTATTTTACGCCATATTCAACTGAAGCATTTGGCGCAACTGTAGTATTTGCATCTGCAATATCAATATTAGCTCAGTACTGTAGGCCAGTAGCATCAGCTGCTTCTGGATTACTTGGAGATAAAGTTGGTTCATCAAAGATTATATCTTATGGATTTATACTTATGATTGCAGGACTTTTAGGTGTAATCTTTACACCAACAAAATCTTCTATGATTTATGTACTATTGATTGGATGTGTTGCAATATATGTATCTATGTATGCAATTCAAGGTTTACATTATTCATTACTTGAAGAAGGAAATTATTCACTATCAATATCAGGAACTGCTATAGGTATAGTTGCTACATTAGGATATCTTCCAGAAGTACTTTGCCCTTTAGCAGCAGGAAAGATACTAGATGCATTTCCAGGTGTAACTGGATATAAGTACTACTTCATAGTTCTTACTATAGTAGCCATAATTGGATTGGTGTTTACATTTATATGGATGAATATGACTAAAGAAAGACGTAAAGAGCTTATTGAAATGAATAGTAAGTCAAATGAAAATACTACTAAAGTTAGTTAA
- the spoIVA gene encoding stage IV sporulation protein A, with protein MNNNIYEDISKRTQGDIYIGVVGPVRTGKSTFIRKFMEKLVIPNIDNEFKKDRTRDEIPQSGSGKTIMTVEPKFVPADGVEIKIKDTVSLKVRMVDCVGYIVEGALGHEEGGKQRLVSTPWSQEAMTFEKAAEIGTKKVIKDHSTIGIVVLTDGSVTGIDRKSYVEPEERVIQELKNLKKPFAVVLNTLSPRSEETSLLRNELEEKYEVPVLPMNIVEMEDEDIEEVMETVLYDFPLTEIRINLPKWVEGLERNHWIKSSIITTLKQSIIDIGKIRDIEGIMQGFSELEFLDDTGVDHVELGEGVINIDLQTKQDLFYNVLEEKSGFKIEGDYQLLSLITRLSKVKNEYDKIESALMDAKIKGYGVVAPSLEELSLEEPEIMKQGKQYGIKLKANAPSLHIIKADISTEVSPIVGNQNQGEEMIKYLMEVFEEQPGDLWESNMFGKSLHDLVKEQLQSKLYTMPEEIRVKMQKTLQKIVNEGSSNIITILL; from the coding sequence ATGAATAATAACATATACGAAGATATATCCAAAAGGACTCAGGGGGATATATATATTGGAGTAGTGGGACCTGTAAGAACAGGAAAATCAACTTTTATAAGAAAGTTTATGGAAAAGTTGGTTATCCCAAATATAGACAATGAGTTCAAAAAAGATAGAACAAGAGATGAGATACCTCAAAGTGGTTCAGGAAAAACTATAATGACAGTAGAACCAAAATTTGTACCAGCAGATGGTGTAGAAATTAAAATAAAAGACACAGTATCTTTAAAAGTGAGAATGGTAGATTGTGTTGGATACATAGTTGAAGGAGCTTTAGGTCATGAGGAAGGCGGAAAACAAAGATTGGTATCCACTCCTTGGTCACAAGAAGCTATGACATTTGAGAAAGCAGCAGAGATAGGGACTAAAAAAGTTATAAAAGACCATTCTACAATAGGAATAGTTGTCTTGACAGATGGCTCAGTTACTGGTATTGACAGAAAAAGCTATGTAGAACCAGAAGAGAGAGTTATACAAGAATTAAAAAATCTTAAAAAACCATTTGCTGTAGTTTTAAATACGTTAAGTCCTAGAAGTGAAGAAACAAGTCTCCTTAGAAATGAATTAGAGGAAAAATATGAAGTTCCAGTTCTTCCAATGAATATAGTTGAAATGGAAGATGAGGATATAGAGGAAGTTATGGAAACTGTACTATATGATTTCCCACTTACAGAAATAAGAATAAACTTACCTAAATGGGTAGAAGGTCTTGAGAGAAATCACTGGATAAAAAGCAGTATAATAACAACATTAAAACAAAGTATTATAGATATAGGTAAAATAAGAGACATAGAAGGAATTATGCAAGGTTTCTCTGAGTTAGAGTTTTTGGATGATACAGGTGTTGACCATGTGGAGTTAGGTGAAGGTGTCATAAACATTGACTTACAAACAAAGCAAGATTTATTCTATAATGTCCTTGAAGAAAAAAGTGGATTTAAAATTGAAGGAGATTATCAATTGCTTAGCCTGATAACTAGACTATCTAAAGTCAAAAATGAGTATGATAAGATAGAAAGTGCTTTGATGGATGCTAAGATAAAAGGATATGGAGTAGTAGCACCTTCTTTGGAGGAACTTAGCCTAGAAGAACCAGAAATAATGAAACAAGGAAAACAGTATGGTATTAAATTAAAAGCTAATGCACCATCGCTTCACATTATAAAAGCAGATATATCTACAGAAGTTTCTCCTATAGTTGGAAATCAAAATCAAGGCGAAGAGATGATAAAATATCTCATGGAAGTATTTGAAGAACAGCCAGGAGACTTGTGGGAATCAAATATGTTTGGTAAGTCACTTCATGATTTAGTAAAAGAGCAGCTTCAAAGTAAATTGTATACTATGCCAGAGGAAATAAGAGTCAAGATGCAAAAGACTCTACAAAAAATTGTAAACGAAGGAAGTTCTAATATTATAACTATTTTGTTATAA
- a CDS encoding ACT domain-containing protein — protein sequence MRAILTVIGKDKPGIVAGISDELYKQNINIVDISQKILQEYFTMIMVVDLEKSLNSFEQTVEDLIKRGKTLSVDVKIQREEIFNSMHNL from the coding sequence ATGAGAGCAATTTTAACAGTAATTGGGAAGGATAAACCAGGTATAGTAGCAGGAATTAGTGATGAGCTATACAAGCAAAATATTAACATAGTAGATATTTCACAAAAAATACTTCAAGAGTATTTTACAATGATTATGGTAGTTGACTTAGAAAAATCATTAAATTCTTTTGAGCAAACGGTTGAAGACTTAATTAAAAGAGGGAAGACATTATCAGTAGATGTAAAAATTCAAAGAGAAGAAATATTTAACTCAATGCATAATCTGTAG
- a CDS encoding PTS sugar transporter subunit IIC has protein sequence MSEILLGTGLLLLVLCCFTIFSYKAPYGMKAMGALASAACATFLVEAFNLSLLGDVLGMEFFRSVGAANGSLGGVAAAILVPLALGVSPVYAVLIGLSCLDFSILSGFVAGYFVSFVIKFIEKKVPPGVDLVVVILLCAPLSRLIASNVDPLVNSTLLQIGQVLIEATNISPIIMGIILGGLITVVGTSPLSSMALTSIIGLTGLPMAIGALGAFGSAFMNSTLFAKLKLGSKKDIISVAIEPLTQSDIISANPIPIYCTNFFGGAFSGIIVALMGLVNMTPGTATPVAGFAIMFAYNPASQVLITAGLCALFNVVAGFLGSKIFSTFKVLTADEIRGTDIEEEIA, from the coding sequence ATGTCAGAAATTTTATTAGGAACAGGTTTACTTTTATTGGTTCTATGTTGTTTCACGATTTTTAGTTATAAAGCTCCATATGGTATGAAAGCTATGGGTGCTCTTGCAAGTGCTGCTTGCGCTACTTTCTTAGTTGAGGCATTCAATCTTTCTTTACTTGGCGACGTTTTAGGTATGGAGTTTTTTAGAAGTGTTGGAGCTGCTAATGGTAGCCTTGGTGGAGTTGCTGCTGCTATACTTGTGCCTTTAGCTCTTGGTGTATCTCCAGTTTATGCAGTTCTAATAGGATTATCATGTTTAGATTTTTCTATATTATCTGGATTCGTTGCTGGATACTTTGTTTCTTTTGTAATTAAGTTTATAGAGAAAAAGGTACCACCTGGAGTGGATTTAGTAGTTGTAATCCTTCTATGTGCACCACTATCTCGTCTTATAGCATCAAATGTAGACCCACTAGTTAATAGTACTCTACTGCAAATTGGACAAGTTTTAATAGAAGCTACTAATATTAGTCCTATAATAATGGGAATTATACTAGGTGGTCTGATAACAGTTGTTGGTACATCTCCACTTAGTTCAATGGCACTTACATCTATAATAGGTCTTACTGGTCTTCCTATGGCAATAGGAGCATTAGGTGCTTTTGGTTCAGCTTTTATGAACTCAACACTATTTGCAAAATTGAAGTTAGGCTCTAAAAAAGATATTATATCTGTCGCTATTGAACCACTGACTCAATCAGATATAATTTCAGCAAATCCAATACCAATATATTGTACCAACTTCTTTGGAGGTGCTTTTTCTGGTATTATTGTAGCCTTGATGGGTCTTGTAAACATGACACCAGGTACAGCTACACCTGTAGCCGGATTTGCTATAATGTTTGCCTATAATCCAGCTAGTCAAGTACTTATAACAGCTGGCTTATGTGCCTTATTTAATGTAGTCGCAGGATTTTTAGGCTCAAAAATATTCAGTACTTTTAAAGTTCTTACTGCTGATGAAATACGTGGTACTGATATAGAAGAAGAAATTGCTTAA
- a CDS encoding amino acid permease — MKKKIGFWDLVFMNISALFGIRWIAKSTASSFGLGLGSIPVWLLFAFIFFVPASLICAELAATYPKDGGLGEWVKQAYGEKWGFMVSWLNWTSKIFWYSSFLTFLAINIAYMLGNPALSNNKMFILVLSLIIFWMLSIVSTRGMAFGKFFTNTGALGSTIPAILLIVMAFMSVVILKKAPSASVYTVQNIIPKIDANSLVSISAIIFALSGAETTANFITEMDNAKKNFPKAILTVAVLIGGIYILGSVAITMILPPDEIAASTGILDALAKVAQDLGIGSWFIRVVAFGITLSVLGALILYIAGPVKMLFGNVKEGVFPKQLTVTNKHNIPSNAVVIQAIIVSLLLIGTNLLPSVDNIYNVLVTMTALTALFPYVLLFTSYIRLRKTRPNEERPYSIAKSDSVCINIARMVLVVTVVGIFFSTAPVMETLKDNIVYEIEMIGGGLFVIITGLMIWKNYEKKVANNSGDFYK; from the coding sequence GTGAAAAAGAAGATTGGATTTTGGGATTTAGTATTTATGAATATATCAGCACTATTTGGGATTAGATGGATAGCTAAATCTACTGCCTCTAGTTTTGGGTTGGGTCTTGGTTCGATACCAGTTTGGTTATTGTTTGCCTTTATATTCTTTGTTCCAGCATCACTTATATGTGCAGAGTTGGCTGCAACATATCCAAAAGATGGTGGACTTGGGGAATGGGTTAAACAGGCCTATGGAGAGAAGTGGGGCTTTATGGTGTCGTGGTTAAACTGGACATCAAAGATATTTTGGTATTCTTCCTTCTTGACATTCTTAGCTATAAATATTGCTTATATGCTCGGAAATCCAGCTCTATCAAACAATAAGATGTTTATTTTAGTGCTTTCACTCATAATATTCTGGATGCTATCCATAGTAAGTACTCGTGGAATGGCATTTGGAAAATTCTTTACGAATACAGGAGCATTAGGTTCTACAATTCCTGCTATATTACTTATAGTGATGGCATTTATGTCTGTAGTTATTCTCAAAAAAGCTCCATCAGCATCTGTATATACAGTCCAAAATATAATACCAAAGATAGATGCTAATTCGCTAGTTTCTATATCTGCTATAATATTTGCACTATCAGGAGCTGAAACAACTGCTAATTTCATAACCGAAATGGATAATGCTAAGAAAAACTTCCCTAAAGCGATATTGACAGTAGCTGTTTTAATAGGAGGAATCTATATCCTAGGTTCAGTAGCAATAACAATGATACTTCCTCCAGATGAAATTGCAGCATCAACAGGAATACTGGATGCATTAGCTAAAGTTGCACAAGATTTAGGAATAGGAAGTTGGTTTATAAGAGTAGTAGCATTTGGGATAACTTTATCAGTACTTGGAGCATTAATACTTTATATAGCAGGTCCAGTAAAGATGCTTTTTGGAAATGTAAAAGAAGGTGTATTTCCTAAGCAATTAACTGTTACAAATAAACACAATATACCATCAAATGCTGTAGTAATTCAAGCTATAATAGTGAGTCTACTTCTTATAGGAACAAATTTACTGCCATCAGTAGACAATATATATAATGTTCTTGTTACTATGACAGCATTGACGGCTTTGTTTCCATATGTGTTACTTTTTACGTCTTATATTAGGCTTAGAAAGACAAGACCAAATGAAGAAAGACCATACTCAATTGCAAAAAGTGATTCAGTTTGTATCAATATAGCCAGAATGGTGCTTGTAGTAACTGTAGTAGGGATATTTTTCTCAACAGCACCAGTTATGGAGACTTTAAAAGATAATATAGTTTATGAGATTGAGATGATAGGTGGAGGTCTTTTTGTTATAATAACAGGTTTAATGATATGGAAGAACTATGAAAAGAAGGTAGCTAATAATTCTGGGGATTTCTATAAATAA
- a CDS encoding YggT family protein, with amino-acid sequence MGTIRIALYYLLDIIAWMIVIKSLMTWFPNGRQSKIFEILENLTEPIEGPIRSIMYKYTNGPIDFSPLIAIVLLMFLRQLVLVIF; translated from the coding sequence ATGGGAACAATAAGAATTGCACTGTATTATCTTTTAGACATAATAGCATGGATGATAGTTATAAAAAGCTTGATGACTTGGTTTCCAAATGGAAGACAAAGCAAAATTTTCGAGATTTTAGAAAATCTTACAGAGCCAATAGAAGGTCCAATAAGATCTATAATGTATAAATACACAAATGGGCCGATAGATTTTTCTCCTTTAATTGCAATAGTATTATTGATGTTCCTAAGACAATTAGTATTGGTTATATTCTAA
- a CDS encoding PFL family protein, translating into MNVGNILETIKMIDEEQLDIRTITMGISLLDCIDPDGDKAREKIYNKIMNSAKDLVKVGKDIEREFGIPIVNKRVSVTPISIIAGATDEDDYVKFAQTLDRAAEDLGIDFIGGFSALVQKGYTKGDKILIKSIPKALASTNKVCASVNVGSTRCGINMDAVKEMGEIIKETAEMTKEAKGFGCAKLVVFCNAVEDNPFMAGAFHGVGEADRIINVGVSGPGVVKRALEKVKGEPFDVVAETVKKTAFKITRVGQLVAKEASSRLDVPFGIIDLSLAPTPAIGDSVANILEEMGLEVVGTHGTTAALALLNDAVKKGGVMACSHVGGLSGAFIPVSEDAGMIDAVIKGALSIDKLEAMTAICSVGLDMIAVPGDTTAGTLGAMIADEAAIGMINNKTTAVRIIPAPGCDVGDMVEFGGLLGRAPVMPINTNSSELFTQRGGRIPAPIHSFKN; encoded by the coding sequence GTGAATGTAGGAAATATACTTGAAACAATCAAGATGATAGATGAAGAGCAGTTAGATATAAGAACTATAACTATGGGGATTTCGTTACTAGATTGTATAGACCCTGATGGAGATAAAGCAAGAGAAAAAATATATAATAAAATTATGAATTCTGCTAAAGACTTAGTAAAAGTTGGTAAGGATATAGAACGTGAATTTGGTATTCCAATTGTAAATAAAAGAGTATCAGTAACTCCAATATCTATTATTGCAGGTGCAACAGATGAAGATGATTATGTAAAATTTGCACAGACATTAGATAGAGCAGCAGAAGATTTAGGAATAGATTTTATTGGTGGATTCTCAGCATTAGTTCAAAAAGGATATACAAAAGGTGATAAGATATTAATTAAATCAATCCCAAAAGCTTTGGCAAGTACTAATAAGGTATGTGCTTCAGTAAATGTAGGTTCTACAAGATGTGGTATAAATATGGATGCAGTAAAAGAAATGGGAGAAATTATAAAAGAAACTGCAGAAATGACAAAAGAAGCAAAAGGATTTGGTTGTGCAAAACTAGTAGTATTTTGTAATGCAGTAGAAGATAATCCATTTATGGCAGGAGCATTCCATGGTGTTGGTGAAGCTGATAGAATTATTAACGTTGGTGTAAGTGGTCCTGGTGTTGTTAAGAGAGCTTTAGAAAAGGTAAAGGGAGAGCCATTTGATGTTGTTGCAGAAACTGTTAAAAAGACAGCATTTAAAATTACAAGAGTTGGACAACTTGTAGCAAAAGAGGCTTCTAGTAGACTAGATGTTCCATTTGGAATAATAGACTTATCACTAGCTCCTACACCTGCAATTGGAGATTCAGTAGCAAACATATTAGAAGAGATGGGACTTGAAGTTGTTGGTACTCATGGTACTACAGCAGCACTAGCTCTTTTAAATGATGCAGTTAAAAAAGGTGGAGTAATGGCATGTTCACATGTTGGAGGACTTAGCGGAGCATTTATACCAGTATCTGAAGATGCAGGTATGATTGATGCTGTTATCAAAGGAGCTTTAAGTATAGATAAGCTTGAAGCAATGACTGCTATTTGTTCTGTAGGTCTTGATATGATAGCTGTGCCAGGAGACACAACAGCAGGTACACTTGGAGCTATGATAGCTGATGAAGCAGCAATAGGTATGATTAATAATAAGACTACAGCAGTTAGAATTATACCAGCACCAGGATGCGATGTAGGTGATATGGTTGAGTTTGGAGGTCTTTTAGGACGAGCGCCAGTAATGCCTATAAACACAAATTCATCTGAACTATTTACTCAAAGAGGAGGAAGAATTCCAGCTCCTATACATTCATTTAAAAATTAA
- a CDS encoding YggS family pyridoxal phosphate-dependent enzyme has product MGSVKENLSEIRSKIDEAAKKVNRDSKEITLLAVTKTVDVDLVNEAMEEGITSVGENKPQELARKYDIIGDKLNWHLIGTLQTNKVKYIIDKVCMIHSLDRIALCEEIQKRAELINREIDCLVQVNISKEESKHGLDKGEVIAFVKEVSEKYKNIKIKGLMTMAPFVADEDEIRGVFKGLKDLSTQIKELNISNVGMDVLSMGMSHDYEIAIEEGATIVRVGTSIFGERNYNKK; this is encoded by the coding sequence ATGGGTTCTGTTAAAGAGAATTTATCTGAAATAAGAAGTAAAATTGATGAAGCCGCAAAAAAAGTAAATAGAGATAGTAAAGAAATTACTCTTTTAGCAGTTACAAAAACTGTTGATGTAGATTTAGTTAATGAAGCAATGGAAGAAGGAATTACCTCTGTTGGTGAAAATAAACCTCAAGAATTAGCTAGAAAGTATGATATTATAGGTGACAAACTAAATTGGCATTTGATAGGAACTTTGCAAACAAATAAAGTTAAGTACATAATAGATAAAGTCTGTATGATACATTCTTTAGATAGAATTGCATTATGCGAGGAAATTCAAAAACGGGCTGAGCTAATAAATAGAGAAATAGATTGCTTAGTACAAGTGAATATATCTAAAGAAGAATCTAAACATGGACTTGATAAAGGAGAAGTTATAGCTTTTGTCAAAGAAGTGTCAGAAAAATATAAAAATATAAAAATAAAAGGTCTAATGACAATGGCACCTTTTGTAGCAGATGAAGATGAAATAAGAGGTGTATTCAAAGGTCTTAAAGATTTATCAACACAAATAAAAGAATTAAACATATCTAATGTAGGTATGGATGTTTTATCAATGGGAATGAGTCACGATTATGAAATTGCTATAGAGGAAGGGGCTACCATTGTTAGAGTTGGAACATCAATCTTTGGAGAAAGAAATTACAACAAAAAATAA
- the sepF gene encoding cell division protein SepF, with amino-acid sequence MSNGIISKFKNWIVDEDEDYIEDEYEGGMDDTVQEEEINGGFSAAKANKIVNLHTTSQMKVVIVEPKVYDEAATIADHLKQRRAVIVNLEGLTNSEVRKSIFNFMNGAVYVLDGSIQKVSKSIFILAPNNVDIDANMKKELESKAFFPWQNK; translated from the coding sequence ATGTCAAATGGAATAATATCTAAATTTAAGAACTGGATAGTTGATGAAGATGAAGATTATATTGAAGATGAATATGAAGGTGGTATGGACGATACAGTTCAAGAGGAAGAAATAAATGGCGGATTTAGTGCTGCAAAAGCAAATAAAATTGTAAATTTACATACAACTTCTCAAATGAAAGTTGTAATAGTTGAACCTAAAGTTTATGATGAAGCTGCAACTATAGCAGATCATCTAAAACAAAGAAGGGCAGTTATAGTGAATTTGGAAGGATTGACTAATTCTGAAGTTCGTAAATCTATATTTAATTTTATGAATGGAGCGGTTTATGTTTTAGATGGAAGTATACAAAAGGTTTCTAAGTCAATATTTATACTAGCTCCTAATAATGTAGATATAGATGCAAATATGAAAAAAGAATTAGAAAGCAAAGCATTCTTCCCTTGGCAAAATAAATAG
- a CDS encoding YlmH/Sll1252 family protein has translation MDKLKLTNHIKDIDLKNKMFKVIDKANSCIKNYDVKSTEFLNPYEVRNAVDILNSTNEIKYSVDGGYEQAERSTVFIYPFYMEYEDIEDTLRFLQIEGNFKFKSISHKDYLGAILNLGIKREKVGDIIIHDSFCQVIVSSDICDFIIINLEKVSRNSVIVKEISRENIVNSSSKYKEVSFTVSSDRLDCVISSLYNISRQDSAKYINGEKVHVNYEKITSTSKIIKSDDLISIRGKGRAKVTQIGDITKKGRIKVQAKLIV, from the coding sequence ATGGACAAATTAAAATTGACAAATCACATAAAGGATATAGACTTGAAAAATAAAATGTTTAAAGTAATAGACAAGGCTAATAGTTGTATAAAAAACTATGATGTTAAGTCAACTGAGTTTCTTAATCCATATGAAGTGAGAAATGCTGTAGATATATTAAATTCTACTAATGAAATAAAATACAGTGTGGATGGAGGTTATGAACAAGCTGAAAGAAGCACTGTATTTATTTATCCATTTTACATGGAATATGAAGATATAGAAGATACTCTTAGATTTTTACAGATAGAAGGAAATTTTAAATTTAAAAGTATATCCCATAAAGATTACTTAGGAGCAATTTTGAATCTAGGTATAAAAAGAGAGAAAGTTGGAGATATAATTATACATGATAGTTTTTGTCAAGTAATTGTAAGTAGTGATATTTGTGATTTTATAATCATAAATTTAGAAAAAGTTTCAAGAAATAGTGTAATTGTAAAGGAAATTTCCAGAGAAAATATTGTTAATAGTTCTTCAAAATATAAGGAAGTATCATTTACAGTATCTTCAGATAGGTTAGATTGTGTCATAAGTAGTCTTTACAATATATCTAGGCAAGATAGTGCAAAATACATAAATGGAGAAAAAGTCCATGTCAATTATGAAAAGATAACTTCAACTTCTAAAATAATTAAAAGTGATGATTTAATTTCTATTAGAGGTAAAGGAAGAGCTAAAGTAACACAAATAGGAGATATTACTAAAAAAGGAAGAATAAAAGTTCAAGCAAAATTAATTGTATAG